A genomic region of Dickeya solani IPO 2222 contains the following coding sequences:
- a CDS encoding esterase-like activity of phytase family protein has protein sequence MRLRLSFLPMLLLAQVVQAAEIQTEQYQITFPDNDRVSYRGKWQTRFPNGFPMGVGSGLSFIGRDGDKLTFVTVTDRGPNADAPEYQGKDAKIFAAPDFTPSIMTITVNAKSAQATALRKLHDEAGPISGLPLPGSLVGTTNEVALNDGLQKLTDDRRGLDTEGITPDGQGGFWLSDEYGPFLIQVDAQGKILKKVGPTPLSGEQGVASGLPNILKWRQPNRGFEGITRMPDGRILAAVQSTLDIEGKTKNKALLTRLVSFDPATGKTAMYGYPLDADQWQKNGDAKIGDMVALNDHEVLVIEQGADKNKVMRNLIYRVDLSQASDLSALDAKQPAEWNDAKTLAKRGVVLAKKQQLVDLRQLGWRPEKAEGLALIDARTLAVTNDNDFGVQSVLVNPVKGVKKIGKYQVGADGALLLDGKAVDTRLELEPLSNDDAASQLWIIHLPQPLY, from the coding sequence ATGCGTCTTCGTTTATCATTTCTCCCTATGCTCCTGCTGGCCCAGGTGGTTCAGGCGGCAGAGATTCAAACCGAGCAGTACCAGATTACCTTTCCTGATAATGATCGGGTCAGTTACCGCGGTAAGTGGCAGACGCGTTTTCCCAACGGTTTTCCCATGGGGGTCGGTTCCGGATTGTCATTTATCGGGCGGGATGGCGACAAGCTGACGTTTGTTACCGTTACCGATCGCGGCCCGAATGCCGATGCGCCGGAATATCAGGGCAAAGACGCGAAAATCTTTGCCGCACCTGATTTTACCCCCTCCATCATGACCATTACCGTTAATGCTAAAAGCGCGCAAGCTACGGCGCTGCGCAAATTGCATGATGAAGCCGGCCCTATCAGTGGCTTGCCGTTACCCGGTTCGCTAGTCGGCACCACCAATGAAGTGGCGCTCAACGATGGATTGCAAAAATTAACGGATGACCGCCGTGGGCTGGATACCGAAGGTATTACGCCGGATGGTCAGGGGGGATTTTGGCTATCGGATGAATACGGTCCGTTCCTGATTCAGGTGGATGCGCAAGGAAAAATCCTGAAGAAAGTCGGCCCGACGCCACTAAGCGGCGAACAAGGCGTAGCCAGTGGTTTACCCAATATTCTTAAATGGCGCCAGCCTAACCGGGGCTTTGAAGGCATCACCCGCATGCCTGACGGCCGCATTCTGGCTGCGGTGCAAAGCACGCTGGATATCGAGGGGAAAACCAAAAACAAGGCGTTATTGACTCGCCTGGTCAGCTTTGATCCGGCAACGGGCAAAACTGCCATGTACGGCTATCCGCTGGATGCGGATCAGTGGCAAAAAAACGGTGACGCCAAAATTGGCGACATGGTGGCGCTCAACGACCATGAAGTGCTGGTGATTGAGCAAGGAGCGGATAAAAACAAGGTGATGCGTAACCTGATTTACCGTGTTGACCTGAGCCAGGCCAGCGATCTGAGCGCGTTGGATGCGAAACAGCCGGCAGAGTGGAATGATGCTAAAACGCTGGCGAAACGCGGTGTCGTGCTGGCGAAAAAGCAGCAACTGGTCGATTTGCGCCAGTTGGGCTGGAGGCCTGAGAAGGCAGAAGGGTTAGCGCTAATCGATGCCCGTACGCTGGCGGTCACCAACGACAACGATTTTGGCGTACAGTCCGTACTGGTCAACCCTGTCAAGGGTGTAAAGAAGATCGGGAAATATCAGGTAGGCGCTGATGGCGCGCTGCTGCTGGATGGAAAAGCGGTCGATACCCGTCTGGAACTGGAACCGCTGTCAAACGATGACGCCGCCAGCCAGTTGTGGATCATCCACCTTCCCCAGCCGCTCTACTAG
- a CDS encoding GpE family phage tail protein, translating into MADIAVVFHWPPSTLFPMSLAELINWRAKALQRSGQDYA; encoded by the coding sequence ATGGCGGATATCGCCGTGGTGTTCCACTGGCCGCCATCCACACTTTTCCCCATGAGCCTGGCAGAGTTGATTAACTGGCGTGCCAAGGCGCTACAACGAAGTGGACAAGACTATGCCTAA
- a CDS encoding phage tail protein yields the protein MEKNNSPCSLDLILGKENLYKNSPINIGSISLGCCKCQDTPATTPTTTDGLKDLVGIPQPWPLAEAPEGWLKCNGQTFDTAKYPQLAKLYPAGTLPDLRGEFIRGWDDGRGVDAKREIGSAQLGTHITGDNGLYPAVHGIGKIAECYVDSPDATPRSLYWIAAPNNELQTGPTFWGATRPRNIAFSYIVKAG from the coding sequence ATGGAAAAAAATAATTCCCCCTGTTCACTTGACCTGATTCTGGGCAAGGAGAACCTGTATAAAAATAGTCCAATTAATATCGGCAGCATTTCGCTTGGATGCTGCAAGTGCCAGGATACCCCTGCGACTACCCCCACCACAACCGATGGGTTGAAAGATTTGGTCGGGATTCCGCAACCCTGGCCGTTGGCAGAAGCACCGGAAGGCTGGCTGAAATGTAATGGCCAGACATTTGATACCGCAAAATATCCGCAACTGGCAAAACTATATCCTGCCGGCACCTTGCCGGACCTGCGCGGCGAATTTATTCGTGGTTGGGATGATGGGCGTGGGGTAGATGCCAAACGAGAAATTGGTTCCGCTCAATTGGGAACACATATCACTGGTGATAACGGCTTATATCCTGCTGTACATGGTATAGGGAAAATAGCAGAATGTTATGTAGATAGTCCCGATGCTACTCCTCGTTCATTATATTGGATTGCCGCACCGAATAATGAACTCCAAACAGGACCAACATTTTGGGGTGCCACTCGCCCACGCAATATCGCCTTCAGTTATATCGTCAAGGCAGGCTAA
- the smrA gene encoding DNA endonuclease SmrA, which translates to MNPDEKTLFLDAMDDVKPLKPSATVVHLKPVSAKTVLPHIAETAPDNFLITGFLDLFSCEVPLEFRREGIQQGVVDKLRQGKYPLDGSLNLLRQPVETCRQNLLAFMLQAQQDNLRNLLIIHGKGRHEKSHANVIRNYLFRWLQQFDAVQAFCTAQPFHGGTGACYVSLKKSDQARQDNRERHAKRSR; encoded by the coding sequence ATGAATCCTGATGAAAAAACGCTGTTCCTGGATGCTATGGACGATGTCAAACCGCTAAAGCCGTCCGCTACCGTCGTTCATCTTAAACCCGTTTCGGCGAAAACCGTCCTTCCCCACATTGCGGAAACAGCGCCGGATAACTTTCTTATCACCGGCTTTCTCGATCTGTTTTCATGCGAGGTCCCGCTGGAGTTCAGGCGAGAAGGTATCCAGCAAGGCGTTGTGGATAAACTGCGGCAGGGAAAGTATCCGCTGGATGGCAGCCTCAACCTGCTGCGTCAGCCGGTTGAGACCTGTCGGCAGAATCTGTTGGCGTTCATGTTGCAGGCACAGCAGGATAACTTGCGTAATCTACTGATTATTCATGGCAAAGGTCGTCATGAAAAATCACACGCCAATGTCATACGCAATTACCTGTTTCGCTGGCTGCAGCAGTTTGACGCCGTGCAAGCCTTTTGTACTGCGCAACCGTTTCATGGCGGTACCGGCGCCTGTTATGTGTCGCTTAAAAAATCCGACCAGGCCCGTCAGGATAACCGCGAGAGACACGCTAAACGCAGCCGTTGA
- a CDS encoding MFS transporter — MTGSTAIDVRQLINQRPLGAYQKLIVFLCFCIIALDGMDIAIMGFIAPSLKAAWGIGNAELAVVISAALIGLAVGAMISGPLADWRGRKTIIIASVFLFGLWTLLTAFSQTSQHMVIFRFLTGLGLGAAMPNVGTLVSEFAPEKKRSFIITVVFCGFSFGAASGGFAASWMIPQWGWHSVLLMGGILPLLLVPFLLMKLPESVRFLVSKRADSHQIHHIVDKIAPGISQADSQFAMPVAEKTPAFAVQLVLSRSYRFGSVMLWGGYFFGLFMVYLLGSWLPTVIKEAGMSVTEATIITALYQAGGTFGSLFAGWLMDRVNPHLALGMIYAAGGVATAMIGLTHAYFVMLAVVAFSSGFCLNGANTGMNALSARYYPTEARATGSGWMHGVGRMGAIMSAFAGAQVVNMGWGLTTMFTILAIPALLTSLMILAKGQFGYSRPAVAGLSY; from the coding sequence GTGACAGGTTCCACCGCGATTGACGTACGCCAGCTGATTAATCAGCGTCCTCTTGGCGCTTACCAGAAACTGATTGTTTTTCTTTGCTTTTGTATTATTGCGCTTGATGGCATGGACATCGCCATCATGGGCTTTATCGCGCCATCGTTGAAAGCAGCCTGGGGAATCGGCAACGCAGAACTGGCCGTGGTTATCAGCGCAGCGCTGATCGGGCTGGCCGTCGGGGCGATGATTTCCGGGCCGCTGGCGGATTGGCGAGGCCGTAAAACGATCATTATCGCCAGCGTATTTTTGTTCGGCTTGTGGACCTTATTGACGGCGTTCTCCCAAACCTCACAACACATGGTGATTTTCCGCTTTCTGACCGGCTTAGGCCTGGGGGCGGCGATGCCGAACGTCGGTACGCTGGTATCGGAGTTTGCGCCGGAGAAAAAACGCTCCTTCATCATTACCGTGGTCTTCTGCGGCTTCAGCTTCGGCGCCGCCAGCGGCGGATTTGCCGCCTCCTGGATGATTCCGCAGTGGGGCTGGCATTCCGTGTTGCTGATGGGCGGCATTTTGCCACTGCTGCTGGTGCCGTTCCTGCTGATGAAGCTGCCGGAGTCGGTGCGGTTCCTGGTCAGCAAGCGGGCGGATTCGCATCAGATTCATCACATCGTGGATAAAATCGCTCCCGGCATCAGTCAGGCCGACAGTCAGTTCGCTATGCCCGTGGCAGAAAAAACGCCTGCATTTGCCGTTCAACTGGTGCTGTCCCGCTCTTACCGTTTTGGCAGCGTCATGTTGTGGGGTGGCTATTTCTTCGGTTTGTTTATGGTGTATCTGTTGGGCAGTTGGCTGCCGACCGTCATCAAGGAAGCCGGCATGAGCGTGACCGAGGCCACTATTATTACCGCCCTGTATCAGGCCGGCGGCACGTTCGGTTCGCTGTTTGCCGGCTGGCTGATGGACCGCGTTAACCCGCATCTGGCGCTTGGCATGATTTACGCCGCCGGCGGCGTAGCTACCGCGATGATTGGCCTCACCCACGCCTACTTCGTGATGCTGGCGGTAGTCGCGTTCAGCAGCGGATTTTGCCTCAACGGCGCCAACACCGGCATGAATGCGCTTTCCGCCCGTTACTATCCGACAGAAGCTCGCGCCACCGGCTCAGGCTGGATGCATGGCGTTGGCCGAATGGGCGCCATCATGAGCGCGTTCGCCGGCGCGCAGGTGGTTAATATGGGATGGGGGCTGACCACCATGTTTACTATTCTGGCTATTCCTGCACTGTTGACGTCGCTGATGATTCTTGCCAAAGGACAATTCGGCTATAGCCGGCCCGCCGTTGCAGGACTCAGTTACTAA
- a CDS encoding phage major tail tube protein, which yields MALPRKLKYLNLFNDGMSYMGQVHSVTLPKLTRKLENYRGGGMQGSAPVDFGLDNDALVMEWNMGGLPDSAFWSQYALPGADAVPLRFAGSYQRDDTGDITAVEIVLRGRHKSIDSGESKQGEETDVRVSTQCTYYKLIIDGVDMIEIDTINMIEKVNGVDRLEQHRRNIGL from the coding sequence ATGGCACTGCCACGTAAACTTAAATATCTCAACCTGTTCAACGACGGTATGAGCTACATGGGCCAGGTGCATTCCGTCACCCTGCCGAAACTGACCCGCAAACTGGAAAACTACCGCGGCGGCGGCATGCAAGGCTCCGCACCGGTGGATTTCGGGCTGGACAACGACGCGCTGGTGATGGAATGGAACATGGGCGGCCTGCCGGACAGCGCCTTCTGGAGCCAGTACGCGCTGCCGGGCGCCGATGCGGTTCCGCTGCGTTTCGCCGGCTCTTACCAGCGTGACGATACCGGCGACATCACCGCCGTCGAAATCGTACTGCGCGGCCGCCACAAGTCGATTGACAGCGGCGAATCCAAGCAGGGTGAAGAAACCGACGTGCGCGTCTCCACCCAGTGCACTTACTACAAACTGATCATCGATGGCGTCGACATGATCGAAATCGACACCATCAACATGATCGAGAAAGTGAACGGCGTTGACCGTCTGGAACAACACCGCCGCAATATCGGTCTGTAA
- a CDS encoding phage tail sheath protein has protein sequence MSDFHHGTQVVEINDGTRVISTVSTAIVGMVCTGSDADATTFPLNTPVLITDVLTAAGKAGKTGTLAAALQAIGDQTKPVTVVVRVAEGANEAETVSNIIGGADANGKYTGMKALLDAQAVTGVKPRILGVPGLDSQPVATALAAICQSLRAFGYVSAYGCKTLSDAIKYRGNFSQRELMVIWPDFIAWNTATNASATAYATARALGLRAKIDQETGWHKTLSNVGVNGVTGISASVYWDLQTIGSDADLLNEAGVTTLVRKDGFRFWGNRTCSDDPLFLFENYTRTAQVLADTMAEAHMWAVDKPVTATLIRDIIEGIKAKFRELKSNGYIIDADCWFDESANDKETLKAGKLYIDYEYTPVPPLENLTLRQRITDKYLVNLAASVNS, from the coding sequence ATGAGTGATTTTCATCACGGTACGCAGGTCGTCGAAATCAACGACGGTACCCGCGTCATTTCAACTGTATCAACCGCGATCGTCGGTATGGTCTGTACCGGATCGGACGCTGACGCCACCACTTTTCCACTGAATACACCGGTACTGATTACCGATGTGCTGACCGCCGCAGGCAAAGCCGGTAAAACCGGTACCCTGGCTGCCGCGTTGCAGGCCATCGGCGATCAGACCAAACCGGTGACGGTAGTCGTTCGCGTCGCCGAAGGCGCCAACGAGGCTGAAACGGTGTCCAACATCATCGGCGGCGCCGATGCCAACGGCAAATACACCGGTATGAAAGCCCTGCTGGACGCCCAGGCCGTCACTGGCGTGAAGCCGCGTATCCTCGGCGTTCCGGGGCTGGATTCCCAGCCTGTCGCCACCGCGCTGGCCGCCATCTGTCAGTCGCTGCGCGCCTTCGGTTACGTCAGCGCCTATGGCTGTAAGACCCTGTCCGACGCCATCAAATACCGCGGCAACTTCAGCCAGCGCGAACTGATGGTGATCTGGCCGGACTTTATCGCCTGGAACACCGCCACCAACGCCAGCGCCACCGCCTACGCCACCGCGCGTGCGCTGGGCCTGCGTGCCAAGATCGACCAGGAAACCGGCTGGCACAAGACCCTGTCCAACGTCGGCGTCAATGGCGTGACCGGTATCTCCGCCAGCGTGTACTGGGACCTGCAGACCATCGGCAGCGACGCCGACCTGCTGAACGAAGCCGGCGTGACTACGCTGGTGCGTAAGGACGGTTTCCGCTTCTGGGGTAACCGCACCTGTTCCGACGATCCGCTCTTCCTGTTTGAAAACTACACCCGCACCGCGCAAGTGCTGGCCGACACCATGGCTGAAGCGCACATGTGGGCCGTCGACAAACCGGTTACCGCCACCCTGATCCGCGACATCATCGAGGGTATCAAAGCCAAGTTCCGCGAGCTGAAATCCAACGGCTACATCATTGACGCCGACTGCTGGTTCGATGAAAGCGCCAACGATAAGGAAACGCTGAAGGCCGGCAAGCTGTACATCGACTACGAGTACACCCCGGTGCCGCCACTGGAAAACCTCACGCTGCGTCAGCGTATCACCGACAAGTATCTGGTGAACCTGGCCGCATCCGTTAACAGCTAA
- a CDS encoding recombinase family protein yields MLIGYARVSTSDQNTELQKNALVGANCELIFEDHASGKNARRPGLKRALRKLKRGDTLIVWKLDRLGRSVRDLITMVSDLQAHGIHFRSLTDAIDTTTPAGRFFFHVMSALAEMERELIVERTRAGLAAARAAGRIGGRRRIMTPDAIEHAKTLLTNGATRWQIANIIGVSEKTIYKYFPVTQKTVVSELLSYGKYEG; encoded by the coding sequence ATGCTTATTGGCTATGCCCGGGTATCCACCAGCGATCAAAATACCGAATTGCAAAAAAACGCGCTGGTCGGCGCAAATTGTGAACTGATTTTTGAAGATCACGCCAGCGGCAAAAACGCCAGACGGCCGGGGTTGAAACGGGCCTTGCGCAAGCTCAAACGCGGCGACACCCTGATCGTCTGGAAACTCGATCGGCTGGGCCGCAGCGTACGGGACCTGATTACCATGGTGTCGGACCTGCAAGCGCACGGCATTCACTTTCGCAGCCTGACCGATGCGATTGATACGACAACGCCAGCCGGCCGCTTCTTTTTCCACGTGATGAGTGCGCTGGCCGAAATGGAGCGAGAACTGATCGTCGAACGAACCCGCGCCGGACTGGCGGCCGCCCGGGCGGCGGGTCGCATCGGCGGTCGTCGGCGCATCATGACGCCAGACGCCATCGAACACGCCAAAACGCTGCTGACCAATGGTGCAACCCGCTGGCAAATCGCCAATATTATCGGCGTGTCGGAAAAAACCATTTATAAATATTTTCCCGTCACACAAAAAACAGTTGTTAGTGAATTATTATCATATGGAAAATATGAAGGATGA
- a CDS encoding phage tail protein, with product MLKTTDLAGIPLPWPQATPPAGWLKCNGQAFDKNAFPKLALAYPGGVLPDLRGEFIRGWDDGRGVDVARELLSWQKGTLTISDPNLASVNVGALIHANNDSANTYKSMGFDVVNKGDYGMLRSSINVEASGAQDLDSNGWQFGYGATRPRNIAFSYIVRAA from the coding sequence GTGCTGAAAACCACCGACCTGGCGGGCATACCGCTGCCCTGGCCGCAGGCGACGCCGCCAGCCGGCTGGCTGAAATGCAACGGTCAGGCGTTCGACAAAAACGCCTTCCCTAAACTGGCGCTGGCGTACCCCGGCGGCGTCCTGCCGGATCTGCGTGGTGAGTTTATTCGCGGATGGGATGATGGGCGTGGGGTGGATGTTGCCCGTGAATTGCTAAGTTGGCAAAAAGGAACTCTGACTATTTCAGATCCTAACTTAGCTTCAGTAAATGTGGGAGCGTTGATACATGCAAACAACGATAGTGCCAATACATACAAATCCATGGGGTTTGATGTTGTTAATAAAGGCGATTATGGCATGCTACGCTCCTCTATAAATGTGGAGGCGTCGGGTGCACAAGATTTGGATTCAAATGGTTGGCAGTTTGGGTATGGTGCTACCCGCCCCCGCAATATCGCCTTTAGCTACATCGTGAGGGCCGCCTGA
- a CDS encoding phage tail protein has product MMLALGLFVFQLQTLPYSTLSRNVNYRWANNGRIGLRPAQQFLGQGNESISLNGVLCPEVNGKFSKLSLSALELMAGMGRAWPLIEGSGTIYGMYIIESLQHTNTEFFSDGSAKRIEFSVNLTRVDESLIAMFGDLSQQASDLYNQQIAPAISSARTAIGGVFS; this is encoded by the coding sequence ATGATGCTTGCGCTTGGTTTATTTGTATTTCAATTGCAAACGCTGCCCTACAGTACGCTCAGTCGTAATGTCAATTACCGCTGGGCCAACAACGGCCGTATTGGTCTGCGCCCGGCACAGCAGTTTTTAGGACAGGGAAATGAATCCATCAGCCTTAATGGCGTGCTATGTCCTGAAGTCAACGGCAAGTTCAGTAAGCTCTCGCTGTCGGCGCTGGAACTTATGGCGGGAATGGGGCGCGCCTGGCCGCTGATCGAAGGCAGCGGCACCATTTACGGCATGTACATTATTGAAAGTTTGCAACACACCAACACCGAGTTCTTTTCCGACGGCAGCGCCAAACGCATTGAGTTCTCGGTGAACCTGACGCGCGTTGACGAATCGCTGATTGCGATGTTCGGCGACCTCAGCCAGCAGGCGTCCGATCTGTACAACCAGCAGATCGCGCCGGCAATCTCATCCGCCAGAACCGCCATCGGGGGAGTGTTCTCGTGA
- a CDS encoding phage tail assembly protein, with protein MTVETTAQNDVIILNAPIKRGETQIDAITLLTPTAGTLRGIGLAALASADVEALIKLLPRITYPALTEADVMGLELPDLLEFAGKVIGFLSPGSVR; from the coding sequence ATGACGGTTGAAACAACTGCACAAAACGACGTCATCATCCTGAACGCCCCGATCAAACGCGGCGAAACCCAGATTGACGCCATCACGCTGCTAACGCCAACCGCAGGCACGCTGCGCGGCATCGGTCTGGCGGCACTGGCGAGCGCCGATGTGGAAGCGCTGATTAAATTGCTGCCGCGTATCACTTACCCTGCCCTGACCGAAGCGGACGTCATGGGGCTGGAACTGCCAGACCTGCTTGAATTCGCCGGCAAGGTGATCGGTTTTTTATCGCCGGGCTCGGTACGCTGA
- a CDS encoding tail fiber assembly protein, with the protein MTTQNETMIQLNEQGLSISSGYIQVYHIEPQTREYIGSTREYLMEGVGIPAHSFIDTPPPLQAGQTVVRSQDSLTWESIADYRGQTAYEKQTRQPNPITQPGDLPETLTLLPPATDYDVWQNDGWVTDAKAQQTAQASAAQQQMAGYLAQAEKRLAVLQYAVELEMATEQETQALKNWKTYMVQLSRVDVSSAPAIDWPTMPA; encoded by the coding sequence ATGACCACACAAAATGAAACCATGATTCAGCTGAATGAACAGGGGCTGAGTATCAGCAGTGGATATATTCAGGTCTACCATATTGAACCGCAAACGCGGGAATATATCGGCAGCACCCGGGAATATTTGATGGAAGGCGTGGGTATTCCGGCACACAGTTTCATCGATACGCCGCCGCCCCTTCAAGCCGGCCAGACTGTCGTACGCAGTCAGGACAGTTTAACCTGGGAAAGCATTGCTGATTATCGCGGGCAGACCGCCTACGAGAAACAAACACGGCAACCCAACCCAATCACCCAGCCCGGCGACCTGCCCGAAACCCTGACGCTGTTGCCGCCGGCCACCGACTACGATGTCTGGCAAAACGACGGCTGGGTGACCGATGCCAAAGCGCAGCAGACCGCACAAGCCAGCGCGGCGCAACAGCAGATGGCTGGTTATCTCGCCCAGGCGGAAAAACGCCTTGCCGTGCTGCAGTACGCGGTGGAACTGGAGATGGCGACGGAACAGGAAACCCAGGCGCTGAAGAACTGGAAAACCTATATGGTGCAGTTAAGCCGGGTGGACGTGTCGTCTGCGCCCGCTATCGACTGGCCGACCATGCCCGCCTGA